ATTATTCGGCAATATTTATTCTGGCTATGCTTTCGTCGTGCGCTTCCATTAGAAGACACAATGAACAGCGGGCTTCATGTATTCCTCCTGACCAGCTTAAAGAGGATGTAGACTATGCCTATGCAAAGCTACAACAGATGCATCCTCAATTGTACTGGTACATTCCCAAGCAGGAATTGGAACATAAATTTGACAGTCTTAAGCAAACCCTTAATGAACCCCTTACTCCACTTCAGTTTTATTTTAAGTTTCAGCCGGTAATTGCTGGCATTCGTGAAGGACATCTTTCGTTAAGAATGCCAAGAAAAAAATTCACTAAAAAGGAAATAAAAAAGCTTGAGCATAAAAAAGGATTGTTTAGCCGCTTTGAATATTACATTTCTAATGATCAGATGTATATTATCCAAAACAATGATTTTATTGAAAACATCCAACCGGGAACTGAGATTCTATCCATCAACAATGTTCCTGTTTCAGACTATATAAAAAAATATAGAAGCCTGATCAGCAGTGATGGCTATAATACTACGTTTCAGCCATACTTTTTAAAGGATTTATTTTTCAACTATTACACTGCAGAAAATGGACTTTCTGATAAGGCAACCATAGAAACTCTTTATAAAGGAGACAAGCATACTTATATTCTAAACAGGGAATCTAAATCTGATACCGATGTTGAAAAAGATAAGGAGATGAAGAAACGTACTGAGGACAAAAAACTGAATGACTATGTGGCTGCCAGCAATTCTTATAACCGAAGTTTTAAATTTTTGGATAAAGACAGTACCATTGCTTATATCAAAGTGAAAAGTTTTTCAAGAGAGTATTCTGAGGAATTTTATAAAAAGACATTTTCCAAAATCAAAAGTGCGAAGGCAAGTTACCTCATCATAGACGTTCGTAATAATTATGGGGGGTCTCTGTATGAAATTAATAATCTGTACTCTTATTTGACAGATAAACCTTTCACATTGATAAAACCATCTCAGGTTACATCGAGAGATGTTCCTTTAAGAACTAATTATTTCAGAAAAAGTACTCCTCTGGAATTTGCATTTAAAAGCATAGCATACCCCAGTTACTTTTTTGCTCAGGCTTTCAGTACGTATACAAAAGACGGGAAAGTTTTCTATAAAATGAAAGCTGATAAACCCACAAAACCTAATAAGGAAGCTTTCAACGGAAAGGTATTTGTACTCATCAACGGCGGAAGTTTCTCTGCTTCATCTATTATTACGGCAAAGCTTAAAAATGATAAAAGAGCAACCCTTGTAGGAGAAGAAACAGGAGGTGCCAATGATGGAACAGTAGCTGGCTTTTATTCTTATCAGAAACTTCCCAATTCTGAAATAAAATTTCCTATCGGACTGCTTCTTGTACAGCCTGACATCAATTTTTCAGATTCTAAAAAGGGAGTTGTTCCGGATGTAGTGGTTCATGAAAGCATGCAGGATATTATTGATAGAAAAGACCCGCAGCTGGATTGGATAATGAATGAAATTTCCAGGGAAAAGATAAATTGATTATTCAGGATTTGTCAATAATCGATATTTATTTGAGCATATGTAATTCAAAATTGTTTTATATATATTATAAATCAACTTCGGCGGGCTAAAAGCCCGCCGAAGTTGTTTATCCTTTTAATTCTTCCAAAAGGGTTTCAATATGCTTGATATATCTTCCATAATAACGGTAAAACCAAAATCTTCCACACACAAAAAGCAAGAATAATCCACCTATTACAGAACCAATTAATATGAGCGCAATTTTTACTTCTCCCAAAGGTTTTGGCCAGGGTATAAATTCTAATACAATAAGCATCTCGCACACAATAAACGGAGCAAAACTGATGTAATAAGACAGATAGTATTGCTTGTTCAGATTGAGCTGATTAACAAGATCCTTTAAGGATTCATACGTCTTAAGCTCTGTATTGCTGATATCGTTATACAGTTTAAAAAACTTGCTAAAAAAGAAAATGGTAACAATAAGCATTGAGGCAACTAAAACCGTTATATACAATTGTAATTTAAAGGGTTTACATAGTGAGCAAACCATAAATGCAAAAACAAAGATAGCAATGACCCACCAAAATTCTGCACGCATATTCTTACGTACTTTTTCAAGAGGAAGATTGATTTTATTTTTTTGTTCTATGCTAATTTCCGGAGTTTCATCTACAATATCTTCATTCCAGGTATCTTTCAATTCATCTATATTCATTGGATTACTGATTTAATGGTTGTTAATTCTATGTTGGCTTAAGATATCTTTAAGTTTATTTTTTGCGCGGTTCATTTTCACTCTTACATTTCCCTCTGAGATTCCCATTTCCTCAGCAATCTGCTTCCCTGAAAAATCCTCAAGATAATAGAATATAAAGGCTTTATCAATTGGGTTAAGTTTATGGATGGCTTTATACATCTCTGCCAAACGTTCTTCCTTTCCATAGTCATAATCTTCCTGAAAGACAACATAATTGGAAAGATCTTCATTACCAATAAAGCTTCTTCTTTTATCCGTTTTAAGGAAAATAATGGCTGTATTTAAGGCAATTCTGTATAACCAGGTAGAAAATTCACTCTGCTCTCTGAAGCTCGGATATGCCTTCCAAATCTGATAAGTAATTTCCTGAAAAAGATCATCCTGATCGTCTTTTTCAGACATATACATTTTGGAAATCTTAAAAATGATTCCCTTATGTTTTTTAATCTTCTGAATAAACTCTTGCTCTAGTGAGATCATAGCTTGCTACTCTATAGAGTTAGTTTTCGTTTAAAAAAATTGTTACAGGGAAATATTCAAAAAAATAAAAACCCGATAGAAAAGTCTGTCGGGTCTGTATTTTTAGTGGGTAATATTTCAATCTTTAATTCAACCTGTTTAATGCTCTTTGTAGTGTCATTATATTGATTAAGTCCAGCTTGGCTCCGATAATAATGATGATTAAAAGAACCAATGTCAGAAACAAAATAATAAAAATGTATACGGATACAAACCATATCACTGTATTCAGGATATTCCCTTTGATTCCTAATTTGTTCATGAAAAACTTCTGGGATCGCTCAAACCAGGTCTTTTTCTTTACAGTCCTAGGCTGCACTTCCACTCCATTAAGCTCATCTATTAAAAGTACTACATCATCTATATATCTTCCATACATATAATAGATCCAGTATTTGATAATAAAGCATACAAGCAGCAATGTAATCAGAAAACTAATCCCGAAAATCGCCAGATTATATTCCATATCAAAATGAAAATTAATCTTGATCAGGGATAATAGAAAAGCAAGTGGAATGTAGGAAATATAATAGGAAATGTAAATTTCTTTCGATATAAGCAATTGGGTTTTAAGGTTAAACAGATCATAATTTGTATTAATGCTGTTTTTTTGAAGCAATTTATAAAGCTTAAGAAAGCGGGAATAAAAGTAAACTATAAAAACAATAGTCAGAGCCGTGACAAATATTGAAATAGTTGTAATATTAGAGTCTGTGGAAGCAAATGGAAAACCAGTAAGAAGCAAGGGCAATGTTACAACCATAAGCCAAAACTCGGTTTTCATATTTATTTTCAACATCTGAATAGGAGAATGAATCTCACGTTGTTTTTCCAGGGAAATTTCAGGAGGATCCTGCCCTGTATCTTTATTCCAAAGTTCTTTAAAGTTGTCTAACTCCATAGTTTAATCTATTAATTTGAACCCGTACCTTGCTTAGCAATGATCTCCTTTAGCCTTTCTTTCGCTCTTTTAAGCTTCACCCTTGCGTTCACTTCCGTAATTCCCAATTGGCAGGCAATTTCTCTTCCCGAAAAATCTTCTAAAAAGAAAAAAATCAAAGCTTTATCAATAGGGCTCAGCTGATGAATAGCCTCATACATCAGCTTCATATTCTTATCATCCGTATCATTATAAGGTTCCTGCCTCGCATTGAGTCCATCAATGTCTTGATTCTGTATAAAACTACGTTTTTTTTCACTTCGCAAAAATACAATTGCTGTGTTTAGCGCAGTTCTGTACAGCCATGTTGAGAAATCACTCCTCTTTTGAAAATCGCCATATGATTTCCAGGCTTGGTAAATAATCTCCTGATAGAGATCATTTTGGTCGTCCTTATTATCCATATACATTTTAGAGATCTTGAAAACAACACCTTTGTGCTTTTCAATTTTCTCTAAAAATTCTTTTTCGGGTGAAGACATGATTTACACTAATCCTTGGGAAACGTTAAAAAACGTCACCTTATTATAACACAATACTCAAATTTCTGCCTTTAAGTTAAAAAATCCTTAAAAAACAAAAGCGTTTATTAAGGATTTTTATTTTATGTTAAATACAAATCAAGATACGAACTAGAAAATATAGTCGGTACTTAAGAAGTTGGAATCATGTTCTCTCACAATGGTATTTAATAATGTTTTGTTGGATTCCGTCAGTTTTGCAGCCACCAAAGACCGGATTGAAAATGAACGAAGGGCATCAAAAACAGAAAGCGTTCCCTCTGCACTATCCTTTCTACCTGTAAACGGAAATACATCCGGACCACGCT
This genomic interval from Chryseobacterium joostei contains the following:
- a CDS encoding RNA polymerase sigma factor — encoded protein: MSSPEKEFLEKIEKHKGVVFKISKMYMDNKDDQNDLYQEIIYQAWKSYGDFQKRSDFSTWLYRTALNTAIVFLRSEKKRSFIQNQDIDGLNARQEPYNDTDDKNMKLMYEAIHQLSPIDKALIFFFLEDFSGREIACQLGITEVNARVKLKRAKERLKEIIAKQGTGSN
- a CDS encoding S41 family peptidase, producing MKNYSAIFILAMLSSCASIRRHNEQRASCIPPDQLKEDVDYAYAKLQQMHPQLYWYIPKQELEHKFDSLKQTLNEPLTPLQFYFKFQPVIAGIREGHLSLRMPRKKFTKKEIKKLEHKKGLFSRFEYYISNDQMYIIQNNDFIENIQPGTEILSINNVPVSDYIKKYRSLISSDGYNTTFQPYFLKDLFFNYYTAENGLSDKATIETLYKGDKHTYILNRESKSDTDVEKDKEMKKRTEDKKLNDYVAASNSYNRSFKFLDKDSTIAYIKVKSFSREYSEEFYKKTFSKIKSAKASYLIIDVRNNYGGSLYEINNLYSYLTDKPFTLIKPSQVTSRDVPLRTNYFRKSTPLEFAFKSIAYPSYFFAQAFSTYTKDGKVFYKMKADKPTKPNKEAFNGKVFVLINGGSFSASSIITAKLKNDKRATLVGEETGGANDGTVAGFYSYQKLPNSEIKFPIGLLLVQPDINFSDSKKGVVPDVVVHESMQDIIDRKDPQLDWIMNEISREKIN
- a CDS encoding RNA polymerase sigma factor, yielding MSLEQEFIQKIKKHKGIIFKISKMYMSEKDDQDDLFQEITYQIWKAYPSFREQSEFSTWLYRIALNTAIIFLKTDKRRSFIGNEDLSNYVVFQEDYDYGKEERLAEMYKAIHKLNPIDKAFIFYYLEDFSGKQIAEEMGISEGNVRVKMNRAKNKLKDILSQHRINNH